A stretch of the Nothobranchius furzeri strain GRZ-AD chromosome 5, NfurGRZ-RIMD1, whole genome shotgun sequence genome encodes the following:
- the btr02 gene encoding bloodthirsty-related gene family, member 2, protein MSSSSICLLQERHFLCLLCRDVFTSPVTIPCGHSFCSSCLGQYWTQRPVKYCPDCRRVFPNRPDLCVNHILADISEKYRNTRPQKQPEEEVVLDVEQMIQDRQDKIEKLKNSLELQKSSYLREVRESQKVFSALVSTMEKTHKAVVCAIDEKQREEEKRVETLVKELKLEIKQLKMQSSEPELQPSDQSEDMRDVLSLPEMKDLSKVSIETDPCVGVTRRALSDILEKIKMEVNRLSKAELKRIEKYTADINLSAKTAHPFLFVSDDRKQVRHTGKLQEVPDNPRRFDRVANVLAKESFSSGRCYWEVEVGEKVEWTLGVARQSINRKGKFTVCPANGFWTLSLKAGGQYVTNTSPVSFVALEHRPRKVGVFVDYPEGRVSFYCTESGAHIHTFTDKFNDRIHPFFSPGRLHGGRNAAPLMISSSFCSI, encoded by the exons atgtcctcctcctccatctgccTCCTCCAAGAGAGACACTTCTTATGCTTGCTGTGCAGAGACGTCTTCACCAGCCCCGTGACAATCCCATGTGGACACAGCTTCTGCTCCTCCTGTCTTGGACAATACTGGACTCAGCGCCCGGTAAAGTACTGTCCCGACTGTAGGAGAGTGTTTCCCAACAGGCCTGACCTCTGTGTCAACCATATTTTGGCCGACATTTCTGAGAAGTACAGGAACACTCGACCTCAGAAGCAACCGGAGGAAGAAGTG GTTTTAGATGTTGAGCAAATGATTCAGGATAGGCAGGACAAGATAGAGAAATTAAAAAACTCCCTGGAGCTTCAAAAG AGCTCCTACCTCCGCGAGGTGCGGGAGAGTCAAAAGGTTTTCTCTGCCCTCGTGAGCACCATGGAGAAGACTCACAAGGCTGTTGTGTGTGCAATTGACGAGAAACAGAGGGAGGAGGAGAAGAGAGTGGAAACGTTGGTGAAAGAGCTCAAGCTGGAGATCAAGCAGCTGAAGATGCAGTCCAGCGAACCCGAGCTTCAGCCTTCTGATCAAAGTGAAGACATGAGGGATGTTTTATCC CTCCCTGAGATGAAAGACTTGTCCAAGGTTTCCATAGAAACGGACCCTTGTGTTGGCGTTACCAGAAGAGCGTTGTCAGACATCCTGGAGAAAATTAAGATGGAAGTGAATAGACTCTCCAAAGCTG AACTCAAGAGAATAGAGAAATATACAG CGGACATCAACCTGAGTGCAAAGACAGCCCACCCCTTCCTGTTTGTCTCAGATGACAGAAAACAGGTTCGGCACACTGGCAAGCTCCAGGAAGTTCCTGATAATCCCAGACGCTTCGACCGTGTGGCCAACGTGCTGGCCAAGGAAAGCTTCAGCAGTGGGAGATGCTACTGGGAGGTGGAAGTCGGGGAAAAGGTGGAATGGACCCTGGGTGTTGCCAGACAGTCCATAAACCGAAAGGGCAAGTTCACTGTCTGCCCTGCTAACGGTTTCTGGACGTTGAGCCTGAAGGCCGGGGGCCAGTACGTTACCAACACCTCTCCGGTCTCCTTTGTGGCTCTGGAGCACCGGCCCAGAAAGGTGGGGGTGTTTGTTGATTACCCTGAAGGACGCGTGTCCTTCTACTGCACAGAATCTGGAGCCCACATTCACACTTTCACAGATAAATTCAACGACAGGATCCATCCTTTCTTCAGTCCCGGCCGGCTGCACGGTGGCAGGAACGCCGCTCCACTAATGATATCATCCAGCTTTTGTAGCATCTGA
- the cldnk gene encoding claudin k encodes MATTGMQLLGLILSLVGWVGGFIVCIIPLWRVTAFIGNNIVTAQIIWEGLWMNCIVQSTGEIQCKVYDSLLALPSDMQAARGLTVFSVLLCGLALTLGVLGVKCTKCIGINSVKARFARISGALFAIAGFLYLVPVCWTAHSIIRDFYDPHVAAPHKRELGPALYIGWVASALMLIGGSLLYVGSSPPGIPGSPTFSSGESSPRRAPATQVKGYV; translated from the coding sequence ATGGCAACCACAGGCATGCAGCTGCTGGGCCTGATCCTGTCCTTAGTGGGCTGGGTGGGTGGGTTTATTGTCTGCATCATCCCCCTCTGGAGGGTCACAGCTTTCATCGGTAACAACATAGTGACGGCTCAGATTATCTGGGAAGGTCTTTGGATGAATTGCATAGTGCAGAGCACTGGAGAGATCCAGTGTAAGGTGTATGATAGCCTGCTGGCTCTGCCCAGCGACATGCAGGCAGCCAGAGGCCTCACCGTGTTCTCCGTCCTGCTGTGTGGTCTAGCTCTGACCTTGGGGGTACTGGGAGTTAAGTGCACCAAATGCATAGGCATTAACAGCGTCAAGGCCCGCTTTGCTCGCATTTCTGGTGCCCTTTTTGCCATTGCAGGGTTCCTTTACCTTGTGCCTGTCTGCTGGACTGCCCACTCCATCATCAGGGATTTCTACGATCCACACGTGGCGGCTCCGCACAAACGAGAGCTCGGCCCTGCTCTTTACATCGGTTGGGTGGCATCAGCTCTGATGCTCATTGGGGGCTCTCTGCTCTACGTGGGGTCAAGTCCTCCTGGCATCCCAGGCTCCCCCACCTTCAGCAGTGGAGAAAGTAGTCCCCGTAGGGCTCCTGCCACACAGGTCAAAGGTTACGTCTGA